AACCCCTGTCAGTAACTACGGGGGCCACTGTCATGCCCATCGAAGAGGGATCCCCCTTTAACCCTCATAGAATCAGCCACTTCAAGGGCTAATAGAATTGTTCTGCCTTTGCCCCTCGTCGTGAGGTTTAGGACGACCGTTCTGTATGAGACCAGCGGACCCTGGGCCCCTAGGGGTAGGGAATCCCTGCGACACAATCAAAGCGGGATCCCAATAATTGTGGGATACAAGGGGTTCTTCTTACGCAGCGGGTCTTCCGGGGAGTAACTGCCCCGACACCACACACGGGACGAGCCTGCCCTCACCTACGCCGTCTCTGCAGGTCCGTGATCTTGACGTTCAGGAGCGGCACAAAGTGCTGTCCACAGAAGGAGCACACGGTCTTCAGGTTGGAGTCATCGGAGGTCCAGCCGGCCATGATGTCTTCATCGTAGATCAAGGAATGACAGGCCGGACACAAGGAGCAGCTGGAGAGCAGGACCTGAGGAGCAGGAGAGGCACCATACACATCATAAGGCAGCCATGCTGGGCAACTGTCGTGGGATGCGATACCCACCTCCACCGCCGGGACGTCCTGGCCTCCATCCAACAGACGCTCTGTGGACTTGTGGATTGTAAAGTTGCAGACTGATGTGTCTGAGGAGTCAGCCTCACTTCCCAAGGACACGGAGCTCTGGAAGATGAAGACAAGAGTGATGGCGCTTCAATGTGGGGATGAAAGAACATTGTGAGCCTCGACCAGTGTGGATGCATCTCACCTCGGAGGCAGTGGACTCGGGTCTTCTACAGCTCTCCTGCTGACTGCCCCAGCCATGATGCTGCTCGAGCACCAGAGGAGAGGGGGTCTCAGAAATACTGTCCGTCTTCCTCAGCAGGGAGGTCCTGGACGGCTTCCTGGAGGGAGTGAGCAGCTGCTGGATCTTGCCAGCCAGGCTCCGTCTCCTCGCCCCGTCCCTGGAGGTGGTGCTGCTGTCCCGGCTCCGGGTGGTCAGGGCTTCTGTGGAGCTCTCGGTCAGGACTACCTCGGAGTCGTCCGAAGTGACTGTCCCGCTGCCTGTGCCGTCCGTGGCAAAGCTGATGTTGGATAAGCTTCCGTTTTCTGAAAGACCGATAATAAGCGGGGTCCCACAAGCTCTTCTGAGAGATACACTCAATGAAGGGCTGACGTCCTGCCTTCTGGTGACCCCTTCAACTTCCAAATCCTCCATCACTAGGGAAGAAAACACATGGCACGTGAGAAAAACAGCACTGTACAGGTTCAGAGAACATAGTCTAAAGACGGTGCCATCTCCTGAGCAGGCGCTATAGCCGCCGGGTGCCTGctggtttcacacagcagacatctGGGTTTATGTATGCGATTGGCGGTAACGCCAACTGCGTTCATATAATCCCTGAAGATGCCATAGTCAAttgtgaccactgcatctgaggcgGCCCGAATGGCTTCCTTGCACTGAGATCTATACAAATGTGGCATCTCTGTaatcctactgacccagagaacaggtcagttttatctcatagggaacgctgtaaaaacacccataaaactatataaatgtggtatcactgtaatcgtactgaccggagaatgaagagaacaggacagttttatctcacaGGGAACGCCGTAAacagaaaacccataaaactatataaatgtggtatcactgtaatcgtactgaccggagaatgaagagaacaggtcagttttatctcatagggaacgctgtaaaaacaaaacccataaactatataaatgtggtatcactgtaatcgtactgaccggagaatgaagagaacaggtcagttttatctcatagagaacgctgtaaacagaaaacccataaaactatataaatgtggtatcactgtaatcgtactgagcggagaatgaagagaacaggtcagttttatctcatagggaacgctataaatacaaaacccataaactatataaatgtggtatcactgtaatcgtactgagcggagaatgaagggaacaggtcagttttatctcatagagaacactgtaaaaacaaaacccataaaactatataaatgtggtatctctgtaatcgtactgaccggagaatgaagagaacaggtcagtttcatctcatagggaacactgtaaacacaaaacccataaaactatataaatgtggtatcactgtaatcgtactgacccagagaatgaggagaacaggtcagttttatctcatagggaacgctgtaaaaacaaaacccataaaactatataaatgtggtatcactgtaatcgtactgagcggagaatgaggagaacaggacagttttatctcatagggaacactgtaaaaacaaaacccataaactatataaatgtggtatctctgtaatcgtactgacccggagaatgaagggaacaggtcagttttatctcatagggaacgctgtaaaaacaaaacccataaactatataaatgtggtatcactgtaatcgtactgacccaaagaatgaagagaacaggacagttttatctcatagggaacgctgtaagacagaacccataaaactatataaatgtggtatcactgtaatcgtactgagcggagaatgaagagaacaggtcagttttatctcatagggaacgctataaatacaaaacccataaaactatataaaagtggtatcactgtaatcgtactgaccggagaatgaagagaacaggtcagttttatctcatagggaacgctgtaagacAGAACCCATAaagctatataaatgtggtatcactgtaatcttactgacccaaagaatgaagagaacaggacagttttatctcatagggaacgctgtaagacAGAACCCATAaagctatataaatgtggtatcactgtaatcgtactgagcggagaatgaagagaacaggtcagttttatctcatagggaacgctgtaaatacaaaacccataaaactatataaatgtgatatcactgtaatcgtactgacccggagaatgaagagaacaggacagttttatctcatagggaaagctgtaaaaaaacaaaacccataaaactatataaatgtggtatcactgtaatcatactgaccggagaatgaagagaacggctcagttttatctcatagagaacgctgtaaacagaaaacccataaaactatataaatgtggtatctctgtaatcgtactgaccggagaatgaagagaacaggacagttttatctcctagggaacgctgtaaacacaaaacccataaaactatataaatgtggtatcactgtaatcgtactgaccggagaatgaagagaacaggtcagttttatctcatagagaacgctgtaaacacaaaacccataaaactatataaatgtggtatcactgtaatcgtactgacccggagaatgaagggaacaggacagtttatctcatagggaaagctgtaaacacaaaacccataaaactatataaatgtggtatcactgtaatcgtactgagcggagaatgaagagaacaggtcagttttatctcatagggaacgctgtaaaaacaaaacccataaaactatataaatgtggtatcactgtaatcgtactgacccggagaatgaggagaacaggtcagttttatcttatagggaacgctgtaaaaacaacccataaactatataaatgtggaatcactgtaatcgtactgagcggagaatgaagagaacaggacagttttatctcatagggaacgctgtaaaaacacccataaaactatataaatgtggtatcgctgtaatcgtactgacccggagaatgaagagaacaggtcagttttatctcatagggaacgctataaatacaaaacccataaaactatataaaagtggtatcactgtaatcgtactgagcggagaatgaagagaacaggtcagatttatctcatagggaactctaaacacaaaacccataaaactatataaatgtggtatctctgtaatcgtactgacccggagaatgaagagaacaggtcagttttatctcatagggaacgctgtaaacagaaaacccataaaactatataaatgtggtatcactgtaatcgtactgacccggagaatgaggagaacaggtcagttttatctcatagggaacactgtaaaaacaaaacccataaaactatataaatgtggtatcactgtaatcgtactgaccggagaatgaagagaacaggtcagttttatctcatagggaacgctgtaaaaacaaaacccataaaactatataaatgtggtatcactgtaatcgtactgaccggagaatgaagagaacaggtcagttttatctcatagggaacgctgtaaaaacaaaacccataaactatataaatgtggtatcactgtaatcgtactgagcggagaatgaagagaacaggacagttttatctcatagggaacgctgtaaacagaaaacccataaaactatataaatgtggtatcactgtaattgtactgacccggagaatgaagagaacaggacagttttatctcatagggaacgctgtaaaaacaaaacccataaaactatataaatgtggtatcactgtaatcatactgaccggagaatgaagagaacgggtcagttttatctcatagagaacgctgtaaacacaaaacccataaaactatataaatgtggtatcactgtaatcgtactgacccggagaatgaagagaacaggacagttttatctcatagggaacgctgcaaacacaaaacccataaaactatataaatgtggtatctctgtaatcgtactgagcggagaatgaagagaacaggtcagttttatctcatagggaacgctgtaaacacaaaacccataaaactatataaatgtggtatcactgtaatcgtactgaccggagaatgaagggaacaggtcagttttatctcatagggaacgctgtaaatacaaaacccataaaactatataaatgtggtatcactgtaatcgtactgacccggagaatgaagagaacaggacagttttatctcatagggaaagctgtaaaaacaaaacccataaaactatataaatgtggtatcactgtaatcgtactgacccggagaatgaagagaacaggacagttttatctcatagggaacgctgtaaaaacaaaacccataaaactatataaatgtggtatcactgtaatcgtactgaccggagaatgaagagaacaggtcagttttatctcatagggaacgctgtaaaaacacccataaaagtatataaatgtggtatcactgtaatcgtactgaccggagaataaagagaacaggtcagttttatcttagagggaacactgtaaacacaaaacccataaaactatataaatgtggtatcactgtaatcgtactgacccggagaatgaagggaacaggacagtttatctcatagggaacactgtaaacacaaaacccataaaactatataaatgtggtatctctgtaatcgtactgaccggagaatgaagagaacaggtcagatttatctcatagggaacgctgtaaacacaaaacccataaaactatataaatgtggtatcactgtaatcgtactgatccggagaatgaagagaacaggtcagatttatctcatagggaacgctgtaaacacaaaacccataaaactatataaatgtggtatcactgtaatcgtactgacccggagaatgaagagaacagatcagttttatctcatagggaacgctgtaaaaacacccataaaactatataaatgtggtatcactgtaatcgtactgatccggagaatgaagagaacaggtcagatttatctcatagggaacgctgtaaaaataacccataaaactatataaatgtggtatctctgtaatcgtactgatccggagaatgaagagaacagatcagttttatctcatagggaacgctgtaaaaataacccataaaacgatataaatgtggtatcactgtaatcgtactgagcggagaatgaagagaacaggtcagttttatctcatagagaacgctgtaaaaacaaaacccataaaactatataaatgtggtatcactgtaatcgtactgacccggagaatgaagagaacagatcagttttatctcatagggaacgctgtaaaaacacccataaaactatataaatgtggtatcactgtaatcgtactgatccggagaatgaagagaacaggtcagatttatctcatagggaacgctgtaaaaataacccataaaactatataaatgtggtatctctgtaatcgtactgatccggagaatgaagagaacagatcagttttatctcatagggaacgctgtaaaaataacccataaaactatataaatgtggtatcactgtaatcgtactgagcggagaatgaagagaacaggacagttttatctcatagggaacgctgtaaaaacacccataaaactatataaatgtggtatcactgtaatcgtactgaccggagaatgaagagaacaggtcagatttatctcatagggaacgctgtaaaaataacccataaaactatataaatgtggtatcactgtaatcgtactgagcggagaatgaagagaacaggtcagttttatctcatagggaacgctgtaaaaacacccataaaactatataaatgtggtatcactgtaatcgtactgaccggagaatgaagagaacaggtcagttttatctcatagggaacgctgtaaaaacaaaacccataaaaagtacaacttgtctcacaaaaaaagccctcatatgtatatgtgaacagaaaaataaaaaagttatggctccgggaaggagTGAAACCCGGACTGTTTACCGGTAAACGCCATGCAAACTGGTGTCTCCCTAATGAGGGGTGCTATAACAGTCCCATAATGCACCGGGCTACATCCTTGTCACTCACAGTGCGTCATCTCCAGCATGCAAACGTCACTCTGGGtacaaccaatgctcctgctcttCACCAGTTTCCCGATTGTGGGGTCCTCAGGGACCCGGCTTGTGTCTCCGGCCCAGGTGGTCTGACGGACCAGGTTCAGCCGCGGGGGCAGGTCGGCCGAGCAGCTGTTATATTTCCAGCGATCTGCAAAGCAAAAGCAATGTACATCAGTCGCCCGCTGTCCGCACCCCCAGACCTGGCGCTGGAGAGGGGCAGCAAAGCCCCGGAGCTGGCCGGCGGCAGCACATTGAGCGATTTAGGGCCTTATCTAAGGTGTATACGagcttaggggtctggtctgaggtctgattaatttaCAAGTCTGCTCCATGAATGCATTTAGAATTCTGGGTTCTGAGTGTAGAAATTGGGTCTGGGGTGTGGAGTTATTTTCAGGGTGCAGTCTGGGGTGTGGAGTTATTTTCGGGGTCCAGTCTGGGGTGTGGAGTTATTTTCAGGGTGCAGTCTGGGGTGTGGAGTTATTTTCAGGGTGCAGTCTGGGGTGTGGAGTTATTTTCGGGGTCCAGTCTGAGGTGTGGAGTTATTTTCAGGGTGCAGTCTGGGGTGTGGAGTTATTTTCAGGGTGCAGTCTGGGGTGTGGAGTTATTTTCGGGGTCCAGTCTGGGGTGTGGAGTTATTTTCAGGGTGCAGTCTGGGGTGTGGAGTTATTTTCAGGGTGCAGTCTGGGGTGTGGAGTTATTTTCAGGGTGCAGTCTGGGGTGTGGAGTTATTTTCAGGGTGCAGTCTGAGGTGTGGAGTTATTTTCGGCGTCCAGTCTGAGGTGTGGAGTTATTTTCGGCGTCCAGTCTGAGGTGTGGAGTTATTTTCGGCGTCCAGTCTGAGGTGTGGAGTTACTTTCGGGGTCCAGTCTGGGGTGTGGAGTTATTTTCGGGGTCCAGTCTGGGGTGTGGAGTTATTTTCGGGGTCCAGTCTGGGGTGTGGAGTTATTTTCGGGGTCCAGTCTGGGGTGTGGAGTTATTTTCGGCGTCCAGTCTGAGGTGTGGAGTTACTTTCGGCGTCCAGTCTGAGGTGTGGAGTTACTTTCGGGGTCCAGTCTGGGGTGTGGAGTTTTTTTCGGGGTCCAGTCTGGGGTGTGGAGTTACTTTCAGGGTCCAGTCTGGGGTGTGGAGTTATTTTCGGGGTCCAGTCTGGGGTGTGGAGTTATTTTCGGGGTCCAGTCTGGGGTGTGGATCTATTTTCGGCGTCCAGTCTGGGGTGTGGAGTTATTTTCGGGGTCCAGTCTGGGGTGTGGATCTATTTTCGGCGTCCAGTCTGGGGTGTGGATCTATTTTCGGCATCCAGTCTGGGGTGTGGATCTATTTTCGGGGTCCAGTCTGGGGTGTGGAGTTATTTTCGGGGTCCAGTCTGGGGTGTGGAGTTATTTTCGGCGTCCAGTCTGGGGTGTGGATCTATTTTCGGCGTCCAGTCTGGGGTGTGGATCTATTTTCGGCGTCCAGTCTGGGGTGTGGATCTATTTTCGGCGTCCAGTCTGGGGTGTGGATCTATTTTCGGCGTCCAGTCTGGGGTGTGGATCTATTTTCGGCGTCCAGTCTGGGGTGTGGATCTATTTTCGGCGTCCAGTCTGGGGTGTGGATCTATTTTCGGCGTCCAGTCTGGGGTGTGGATCTATTTTCGGCGTCCAGTCTGGGGTGTGGATCTATTTTCGGCGTCCAGTCTGGGGTGTGGATCTATTTTCGGCGTCCAGTCTGGGGTGTGGATCTATTTTCAGCGTCCAGTCTGGGGTGTGGATCTATTTTCAGCGTCCAGTCTGGGGTGTGGATTCCCCCAAGTCTTCGGAACTTTTAATCAGAAGCTGTAGGGTTTGTCACTTGGGGGTCAGGGGCTGGTTATGAGTGTCCCTCACCTCTTGACCTGTTTTTTGCCATGTCCTCACTGGGTGGAGGAGACTCGGACCAGGGTTCTCTGTGACGGAGGGGCTGACGGAACTGGGCGGCTCCCATAACCACGTTCCTCAGTTTCGCCCAGTGGAGTCGTCCACTCTGACTGCTGGACGGCCACTTGCTCTCCAGCACAGCCTGCAAGGGGATACGGAGAGGTGAATGCCACACATCCCaatgacccccccaccccccctccgcCACGCAGCTCCCCTACAACGCACCTTATTGTAATATCCATACGTTATGGCGTTTGGGACAATCCCGGCTTTCCTCATCTCCAGCATGACACGCACTGCCAGGACCGGTTCGCCGTACTGACCGCACAGCTGCATCAGGATGCGGTAACAAACCTGGGAGGAGAGACGGAAGGATGAACTGTACCAAGACACACAGACAGGGGGGTCAATAACAAGGGAATGTACCAAAACTGGCTGCCACAAATACAGTCCACAGTAAAGTCCCTAGttagtctccttccccctctggcagtcTCCTTTCTACTATAGCAGCCATAAATACAGTCCACAGTAAAGTCCCTAGttagtctccttccccctctggcagtcTCCTTTCTACTATAGCAGCCATATAGTCCACAGTAAGTTCCATAGttagtctccttccccctctggcagtcTCCTTTCTACTATAGCAGCCATATAGTCCACAGTAAGTTCCATAGttagtctccttccccctctggcagtcTCCTTTCTACTATAGCAGCCATATAGTCCACAGTAAGTTCCATAGttagtctccttccccctctggcagtcTCCTTTCTACTATAGCAGCCATAAATACAGTCCACAGTAAGTTCCATAGttagtctccttccccctctggcagtcTCCTTTCTACTATAGCAGCCATAAATACAGTCCACAGTAAAGTCCCTAGttagtctccttccccctctggcagtcTCCTTTCTACTATAGCAGCCATATAGTCCACAGTAAGTTCCATAGttagtctccttccccctctggcagtcTCCTTTCTACTATAGCAGCCATATAGTCCACAGTAAGTTCCATAGTTAGTcttcttccccctctggcagTCTCCTTTCTACTATAGCAGCCATAAATACAGTCCACAGTAAAGTCCCTAGttagtctccttccccctctggcagtcTCCTTTCTACTATAGCAGCCATATAGTCCACAGTAAGTTCCATAGttagtctccttccccctctggcagtcTCCTTTCTACTATAGCAGCCATAAATACAGTCCACAGTAAGTTCCATAGttagtctccttccccctctggcagtcTCCTTTCTACTATAGCAGCCATAAATACAGTCCACAGTAAAGTCCCTAGttagtctccttccccctctggcagtcTCCTTTCTACTATAGCAGCCATATAGTCCACAGTAAGTTCCATAGttagtctccttccccctctggcagtcTCCTTTCTACTATTTCAGCCATATAGTCCACAGTAAGTTCCATAGttagtctccttccccctctggcagtcTCCTTTCTACTATAGCAGCCATATAGTCCACAGTAAGTTCCATAGttagtctccttccccctctggcagtcTCCTTTCTACTATAGCAGCCATAAATACAGTCCACAGTAAGTTCCATAGttagtctccttccccctctggcagtcTCCTTTCTACTATAGCAGCCATAAATACAGTCCACAGTAAGTTCCATAGttagtctccttccccctctggcagtcTCCTTTCTACTATAGCAGCCACAAATATAGCCCCTAGTAAGCTCCCAGTCAATGTCACCACAATGGGGTCTTACCGCGCATAAACACCCCTCACCTCATCGGGCAACACAACATTCTTGGTCTCCAGCTGCTTTAGTGCATCGTACGCCAACTGCAGAGCTCGCACCTTAGAGGCCGTGGCTCTGACAAACGTGGGCAGGTAGATGAACCACAGCCCATAGCAGTGCCCCAGGAGGCATTTCGCCCACATCTCGGGCATGGAGGAATAGATATGTGCCACACGCTGTGCAGATTTGATCTCCTGAGAGATAGAAGGTCGGCAGGTTAGGGTCACAGCTGAGGGCCTCACAGTCACTGTTAACCGCTTCCTTACCTGTTTGGTGCGTCGCGGTGCCGGACTGCTGGGAGCACTGGTTTTTAATTGGCTCGGTGGTGCCAAAAGAAAGTCCTGGGGCAGCTCGAATAAATCTGTCTGCAGGATGGGGAAACTTTCATACCTGAGGGGGGAGAAGTACGGGACGGactcagcagggggcgctacaaTATACACAAGACAATAAAATGGCGCAGTAAATGAGATAAAGTCTGACTTGTAACGCGCTGGCGGTTCTGTCCCGTTCGGGTCCATCGGTTGCTCCGCCGGCATGATGAACACCGTGTGCTCGCTCCGTTGGGACTCGTCCAGCTCCACCAAGTGCAGGTCCTCCATTTTCTCCCCTTCCACTTGCACCTAGAAAGTAGAGCTTTAGAATTCGAGAGGGTCCTGAAGTTGGTGGAACCCAGGGACGGGCGCACTTACCTTCTCCACGCAGTTGTCGAAAAACTCGAGCGAAGCTTGGCGGTCACTGACGAAGGAGCAATCCTCTATGAACTGCATGAACATCTGCGTCTTCACCATCTGGGCGTAGAACTTGTGGTGAGCGCGGTCTCTGGACTTCCGGAAGCCTGCAGGCGGTCACAGCGCTGCGTCACCTCTGCTGCCCGTTAtcagcctcctcctcccccacccTGGTGCTCACCTACCCTCCAGGTTGAACAGGTTGCTGGAGTCCCGCGTCCTCTCTGAGGGGGCCTGGGTTATCGGCAGCAGGTAGGAGCGGTAGCCTTTGAAGAGACAGGCCATGAAGCGCAGGAAGGAGGCGCGCACGTCCAGCTCCAGCTGCTTCCGCCGCCCGTAAATCAGGTCGTAATCTTTCAGCAGAAATTCTAAAGATGCTTCTTCCATGGGCTTGTTATACACTGAGGGGGGCAAAACCAAGATGGGGGAGGGTATAAATAAAACGCACATATATACACCACATGCTATACAATCCCTCTGTATGGAAGAGCGCGACAGACACTGCCATATACAATCCCTAGTCAGTCTCCTTCCCCTGCTGGCAGCTGAAATATCATCTATCAATAGAAGGACGCATGAGAGACTGAGGGCGGCAAAGCCAAGATGGGGGAGGAAACAAGTAAAACGCACATACACACTGCATGGTACAGACACTGCCATATACAATCCCTAGTCAGTCTCCTTCCCCCCCTGGCAGCTGAAATATCATCTTTCAGTAGAAAGACGCTTGAGAGACTGAGGGCGGCAAAGCCAAGATGGGGGAGGAAACAAgtaaaacacacatacacactgcaTGGTACAGACACTGCCATATACAATCCCTAGTCAGTCTCCTTCCCCTGCTGGCAGCTGAAATATCATCTATCAATCGAAGGATGCATGAGAGACTGAGGGCGGCAAAGCCAAGATGGGGGAGGAAACAAgtaaaacacacatacacactgcaTGGTACAGACACTGCCATATACAATCCCTAGTCAGTCTCCTTCCCCTGCTGGCAGCTGAAATATCATCTATCAATAGAAGGACGCATGAGAGACTGAGGGCGGCAAAGCCAAGATGGGGGAGGAAACAAgtaaaacacacatacacactgcaTGGTACAGACACTGCCATATACAATCCCTAGTCAGTCTCCTTCCCCTGCTGGCAGCTGAAATCTAGACTGATGGACATGTCTGAAGCATACAGACAGTGTGACAGCGGCCTTACTCTCGTCCAGCTGCTTGTGCAGGTCGCTCAGGCAGTTGCGCAGCACCTTGCAGGGTTTGCGCGGCAGCATCTGATACGTAGGGATCTTCTTCTCTTCACTCCTGGAATAGAAGAAAGACATGGAGCAGCGGCTTCAGTGGGCCCTCCATGACTGCCGCCATCCTGCACCCCGATCACACTTACTGGAACAGAGTATTGGTGTCCAGGTCCACGCACAGGACGTCTTGTGGGGGGTCGTGGAGGTCAAAGTAGCTGGAATGGATCCCCACGATGAACGGTACGGGAGCACAGAGGACGTCAGAGAGGGTGAGGGGGCAGAGTGGGATGTAAGGGCACTGCCAGCGGAGCGGGAAGATGATCTGCAGAGACAGGAGGAAGGTCCAGTCAGAACAcgactctgcccctccccctgcagaccAGTATATGAGGGCACGGAGCACGCACCGACACCAGGGCTTCTCCCACGCTGGTCAGCACGTCCGGCCTCTGAGAGTGGATCAGCAGCTTCTGCTCGGTCACTACGGCCAGGAGTAAGGTCACCGCGTTCTCCGGGCCCAGATTCTGCAAGAACGTCACATAACTGGCCCCGCTGCAACAAGATAACCGGGTCAGAGCCAGGGGTTAATGTAATCCACAGCCTTATTACACCCCCCCCCAGGAGGAGACCCAGCattattacaccccccccccaggagGAGACCCAGCCTTATTA
The sequence above is drawn from the Bufo bufo chromosome 11, aBufBuf1.1, whole genome shotgun sequence genome and encodes:
- the DENND4B gene encoding DENN domain-containing protein 4B isoform X2, with product MMEEGPPKLVDYFVVAGLTATSRPLEEENRQRLSRPAEPVTDVAVIIRSQSEEVPHGFTCIEKTPGGHSADLSASFITNQQMYLCYCRSRDKTPITELGVYYEGKETLRPGCQVIDTTPYSHSANLSSGAPGHPKTFLTYKRAPESLGLNTLGVMDICIINPNKGDSTPHTFCKVDRNLNTSMFGPALFLCYKKAMAKVHSLVYEAGVISRFPETDNDMFSFPELVAMFCLPMGATIESWSLNTKYHLPVFSTFVLTEASGDKVYGAAIQFYEQYPREHLTEKQCQRLGLLSVVDKRPVSSKSVQTKKSICVLSRWPFFDVFQKFLTFIYRYSISGPHVLPIEKHVSNFMFNVPFPSPQRPRILIQMSPYDNVLLCQPVSSPLPLSGASYVTFLQNLGPENAVTLLLAVVTEQKLLIHSQRPDVLTSVGEALVSIIFPLRWQCPYIPLCPLTLSDVLCAPVPFIVGIHSSYFDLHDPPQDVLCVDLDTNTLFQSEEKKIPTYQMLPRKPCKVLRNCLSDLHKQLDEMYNKPMEEASLEFLLKDYDLIYGRRKQLELDVRASFLRFMACLFKGYRSYLLPITQAPSERTRDSSNLFNLEGFRKSRDRAHHKFYAQMVKTQMFMQFIEDCSFVSDRQASLEFFDNCVEKVQVEGEKMEDLHLVELDESQRSEHTVFIMPAEQPMDPNGTEPPARYKYESFPILQTDLFELPQDFLLAPPSQLKTSAPSSPAPRRTKQEIKSAQRVAHIYSSMPEMWAKCLLGHCYGLWFIYLPTFVRATASKVRALQLAYDALKQLETKNVVLPDEVCYRILMQLCGQYGEPVLAVRVMLEMRKAGIVPNAITYGYYNKAVLESKWPSSSQSGRLHWAKLRNVVMGAAQFRQPLRHREPWSESPPPSEDMAKNRSRDRWKYNSCSADLPPRLNLVRQTTWAGDTSRVPEDPTIGKLVKSRSIGCTQSDVCMLEMTHLMEDLEVEGVTRRQDVSPSLSVSLRRACGTPLIIGLSENGSLSNISFATDGTGSGTVTSDDSEVVLTESSTEALTTRSRDSSTTSRDGARRRSLAGKIQQLLTPSRKPSRTSLLRKTDSISETPSPLVLEQHHGWGSQQESCRRPESTASESSVSLGSEADSSDTSVCNFTIHKSTERLLDGGQDVPAVEVLLSSCSLCPACHSLIYDEDIMAGWTSDDSNLKTVCSFCGQHFVPLLNVKITDLQRRRSSEDPSEAAVDGGAVSRGPVLSDRYQCLVLDEEGGRAPCNGFPDVQSANDVNSEMVTVAYLCPLVLRKELESLLENEGGDFLSRPELVDNHPIIYWNLVWYFQRLALPSNLPQLIMASKHVQQSAQVTGNPHIRVRLLWDVLVQDPECWPPMYALWKLHRKLPNHLHGWRSHSHPFTLEFLEKVLNFIGLFEVHKAISLLLTVLQDQNSPPRIIQRGIYREMLLLTMAALGREHMDVAAFDSKYKTACKKLGSSLGKEELRRRRAQLPSTKALDCRKTFGVTLEC